The window ATTCAGTCACTAGGATATGGACATCAATACTTCTTATCCTGACATCCTTTTACTCACTTGTTAAACTTGACTAAATCATGAGTTAACTTACAGTGTGTACATCAACTAAAGTCTCTAAAGATCTTTTAATATCTTCTGCAAAATGGCACTCCAACCAACTCCTCAAGGAAGGACACAACAGATTTTCCATAAGCACCTTATTGAGCTAGTTCACCACATTCTGAAATTAACAGCAATTTTAATTTACTAGGATATTTTAACTTGACTCCTTACTtgttaaattgtcattttttgcTTTAAAGACGAATATCCATTATttgctcaaaaaataaaaaccctcaATCCTATAGAACAtgttctaaaaataaaatgagtgtaTAAAAATTTATCTCTGAACTGTAACTATCATCATTACTTACCATCATTACTAATAAAATCCTCATGTATAATAGGAAGATCAAGTCGAATTCGTTTTAAACAGGTCTGAAATTAAGAAGGCAGTACATTTTTACACTATCACCGAAAATTTAAGTGTAGTGGAAAAAACAGTAACTCCTTAAAGTTGAACACAGTTCATTTTCTTCTAAGTTTCAGAGGgtaacattttatttcttctattattcTATATTAACATTATGGATTATTTTCTTCTCTACTAGGCTTAGCCAATTcaaaatacagaataaaaatagTAGGTCTGCTGTgcttaaaaaaaagagtttcaaAACAATGTTTCTATAGTCTTCCACTAAAGTACTATGATAGTTCATATTTGTATGAAGATTATACTGGAATTCTTGAAGGTTATATCAGTAGAGTGCAagctctggacccaggaagaGTATGTAGAAAGTCTATTATATGAGGGTTGCCCTAATTAATTTTGGAAAGGTTTCTCAGAGCACTAAATATCAGTTAGGTGAAGTTTTGAGCACAAAAAATTCATTAAAGGCAAAGAAGGGattacaatttgtttttgtgGAAGAATCCTTGAAGTTCCTAAAATAGTTCTTAAGTGTTCACAAGTACAGTAATTACAGATACCTTCTTAAATCACTTCGTTTAATTTTAAAAGGCACTCATAAAATATCATTTCTTCCCTCCATTAAGTCTATGCTTCTACTATATGGAATTGAGAAGGATACCTATATCATAGTTAATACTCACctgaacttctttcttatttcccaAATGTTCTACTCTACCAATAAAATCCTCAAATTGCAGTTTAGGAAATAACCTGTGTGCCCAATGCTCCATGTGTCTGATTAATGTCTTCAAATCTTCAGGCtagaatatgaaaataaaaatgctaaatagaAGTTTCTTCCAAACATTTGACTATATCAGCAGATTTCAGAATAAGGAGTGTTGCCAAAGACACTGGTGTCATTTAGTATTTTTCATAATGGAGACGCTTTTAAAACTAGTCAGTAAGGAGTTACTAAATCTAAAAGAACACAGACTATCAATTCAcgtaaggaaaaaataattatttcagatAGATATTCTAATaggcattttcaaaaaaaaactttgaatttattagcttaaaaaatattttggatatAGTTTTATATAGGCCAGGGAAAATccacaaataaaatttattctGCTACAGCAGTTACACGTGGATATAAAAACCATATAggtatgtataattatataaatgtttatggcAATGAAACCCTTGGCAATAACTACATATGGTCAGAATAATCAGAAAGCATTCAAGACACAAGATTTTGAGGGTTAAAAAAAGGCATATTCAAAATTCTTAAGAGGAAAAGTCAAGAAACCGTGGCAAGACTGTATCTACTGCAAAGACTCTGAGAAGGGCTTTAGCTACAGTTTAATCAAGGGACTCCTAacttgggggggaaggggggtcggatccatgaactttaaaaaatgtttaaaatagtaTGCCAATGTATTTGACTTCCTCTgtaatttaattttatacatttaaaaattatattgggggcagttaggtggcgcaatggatagagcaccggcgagtcaggagtacctgagttcaaatccggcctcagacacataacacttactagctgtgtgaccctgggcaagtgacttaaccccaattgcctcactaaaaaacaaaaacaaaaaatgatattGATATTAATAGGCTTCACCAACATGCCAAAAAGATCCATGATACAAAGGCTTAATTCATCTTCCTAGGCCCTTTAAATATCCGTATTCTGTGTTTTCGCTAAGGGATTAGGACTTCTTCCTACTCAAACCTTACTAGTTTCTTCATGCTTGAATATGAATTGGCATAAAGGACTTGCTGAACAAAACTAACACCATCATGTTAGCTTATTAACAATGAataacagtggggcagctaggtggcgcagtggatagagcactggccctggagtcagcaggacctaagTTCgcggtctggcctcagacacttaacacttactagctgtgtgaccctgggcaagtcacttaaccccaattgcctcactaaaaaaaaacaaaaaaacaaaacaatgaataacAGTTATAATTAATTTGCAGACTTCATTGTAAAGTATTTCGTTttccatttaatattttataacaaGGACTAACCTTAaagcaaaaagtcaagaaataaagtTCTAGCAATGGCTCACCATATAATCTTGAGTAATTTAACCTGTCTctcaatctataaaataaagattataaTAACCTTCCTAACTGAATCAAAGTGGCATAGAAAGTCTGTAAAGTACTCTGGGCTTCTCAGGAAAATAActggtatgctatggtccatggggtcatgaagagttggacaaaactgaataGGAAAATAATGCTATTTGGATTCAAGatgttaacaataataaaaatataataaaggcaAGTATATCAAAATTGCTGTTTCTTACCTCATGGCCTTTACCTTTGAATTTTACTTTATCAAACACATGTCTTAATGCTGGAAGTCCTCTTTCTGAAATTAAtctgtgaaattataattatgtgCTGTGAATATCACTAAGGTAAAAAGTATTTGCGTGGTAAACACGGAAAATTATTTAATGAATCGAAAATTTCTCTTTCAGACCAAGCAAGTTAAAATTTGATCAGTAAAATGAAACAATGTATCCAAAATCACTCTAATAAACACAAAGtgtaaaataatcaaagaaagtAGGAAATACCTCTGAGCATCTAATTTTGGCAAATTCCTTTTTACAGTTTTCTTTGTAACCACAGGCAAATCTCCCATCTGATCCTTCCTTGTATCTGAATGAAGATAAggccatttaaaattatttctgtcaTTAAAAGATAATGTAGAATGCAGTATTTAACAGAAGTTAATATCTTAAAATAAGAACTTATATGTTGATAGTTTCACTCATATCCACTGTACTTATCTGTTGAAGTTGGGTATACGTTCCCTAAAAATGAGAACATCCACTTTATCCCACTGAAGTGTTCTCTAGCTTTGTTGGGAGTCCAATTGTACTTTGGTTTTGAGAGGATGTCACCAAATAGCTTATTCTCAAATAAGCATTGTTGATAGTGATATAACAGCATTATTTACATGATTACTTAGGCATTTTTTGGAACCACTCCTTTCTAACCTGTGATGGGCTCATTTTCTCCAACATCATCCCTTTCTGGAGAGGATGGAGGTGGAAAAGGTTGAAAAGCTTCATCTTCTACCGCCTCATAATCAGGAAGGTCCAAGAAATTGTTCTCCTCTGGTTCCATCATTCCTGCTAGGAAATGGGGATGAGAGAAGTAAAGGtaatttaaaatatcaaaacTCTTCCTCCTAAATAGCCATTTTTCATCTGGTACATATCTTCTCCCTAATCCTTATCAGGATAACCATGTTTTATGATTCAAATGTAGAAGTGGCATAAAATGCTAGACTTGTtatgtcagaagacctgggatcaaattcagcttctgacacttatttGCCAGGTATCCCTGAGTTAGTCacattgctatttttttcttttggacatgACAAATTAACAACTGtgattatacatgtttgtaataagggttttgcttttctttttctgcaggggagaagggatgagaaaagaagagggggctgtttattgaaaaaattaaatttaaaaaaatgtttcaacaaAGACAATTTACTACATGGTGCCAGTGCTTGCCTTGGACTACCTTATAAACAAGGGAATACATGGTGCCAGTGCTTGCCTTGGACTACCTTATAAACAAGGGAAGCATGCATTTACAAGATGACAATAAGAGGGatgagacctgtgatttcattagttatTGGTAGCTTAACTCCCTGGATTATGGCAGGTGGTGACTttgaagttatgtgacttgtccagggtcacagagtcaggaaTATCTTGACTTCCAGTTCTATAACCACTCACTCTATAGTGCCTTTCAGAAAAATTACACAAAATAAAGATTGTCCCTTTCtgaagcactttaaagtttacaatggTAGAAGTAGATAAATTAAAACGGAGAAGGGCAGGTGGTCTGGCCCTAGTTTTGTGAGAAAGGTTTGAAGTCACTTCATCGTGCTTCCTATGGGTCCCGTTACTTTCCCTCCTTAGGCCTTCCTAGTATATCCCCCGAGAAAAGAGACATCCACGGGGGTTATCGGTCTAAGAATTGCATGGTAGGGTCTTTATTTCAGAAAGACTAAAAGCTCGCGGTGGTCCCTCCCAGATTCTGGGTGGAGGATGGGCATATCCATTGACAACCCACTCCTCCATAGACGCCGGACTGCGAGGGAAACCGAGGAAAGGAGAATGAGTCACCCCGCACGCCGCCAGAGGAAGGGGGAAGCCAGCTCCTTGTTTCCCACCTCCGACCCTGCCTCCGCGCCGGGCCCAGCCCCGGCGGAACCACAAGCAGGTGCTCAGCCGCGACCCTCGCCGCCCCCAACTCCTTCGGGGGCGCCCGCTGCATGGTCCTCACCCCAGGGGGCCCCTTCGTTCCCTGCAGCTCCGTCGCCTCGGCTCCGGGAGCCCTCACCATCGCCTGCCCGCTCAGCCCTCACCGAGGATCAGCGAGACCGCCACCAGATACAGAAAGCCGACTACCGCGCGTCCCGCGCCTGACTTCCTCTCGCGAGAGCTTGCCGCGCACAGGCGCGGAGAAGCAGGGATTCCCACTTCGGCCCCGCCCCTAGCTTTGCCATTTGGCGCCATTTGGCCATTGGGCGGAGCCTCGCCCAGGTCCTCCCGGAAGAGCCCCCTCCTTTCAATGACTTCACTTCCGCTGGCCCTGAGACTAGGAAAAGTGAAAGATGGGTTTAGGACTACTTATATCTGCAAAAGCCTTTAGCGAATATCTAGGATGTGAGGCCAATCCCTTAATTTtgcagataggaaaactgaggcccacagaggggaaaggagggtggtCGATGTCACACAATTGGTGAGGGATCTAGCAGGAAGTGGAAGCCAGGCCTTGGATTGCAAAGTTGAGAAAAGAACTTTAGGATTGGGGTCCCCCGTAATTCAGTCCTTCAGTAAATCATTGCGTTTTCCTTTTGTAACAGGCTGCAGATTGGCTACTTCTGGGAAGTCACAGGCATAAAAGTTGTCTGGGGCATTGAGCGGGCACTTAGGGACAGACCGCTAATTTGTGTCAGAGGCAAAGCCCACCTCCTGCGGGCCCATCTCAGCTCActaccctccccaacccccagtaCCTCCCCTCCTTAGGGAAGATATGTGCCAATTTATTTAAATACCTTCATTTGCTCCTggtcttcttgagggcagggaagtcAATTGGACCAGAGCTAGGACACAGAAATAACCCTAAAGGTCAGGACCACCATTTCAAAAAaatgccctggggcagctaggtggcgcagtggatagagtactggccctggattcaggaggacctgagtacgaatccgtcctcagacacttaacactagctgtgtgaccctgggcaagtcacttaaccccaattgcctcactaaaaaaaaaaaatgcccttactctcaggaatatgacaagcatccaagctttccccaccccaccccaaaagggaacttacCAGTTtgcaagtggacaccccatccaTGCTCTATAAAAGCttgcctctgggggcagctaggtggagaagtggataaagcacggtccctggattcaggtggacctgaattcaaaaatggcctcagacactagatgtgtgaccctgggcaagtcacttaactctcattgtcccaccccacccccccaaaaaagtgctaCTAAAAGCTTGCCTCTGTTCtaggaggaggagaatgtttctaagccctcttcCCTGAGAGGTGAAAGTCTTTGACctcccacttggtcactttcctaggatcaaataaaaaaccaCTTTTATTCTaatggactgtgtgcaagagtgtaactCTTTATTGAGGAAGACCTAAAGACCACCACCTCTCCTCTGTGACActtattattcagttgtgtctaacttcaAGATCCTGGAGACCATAtagtccatgggattttcttggcaaagatactggagtggtttgtctttttttttctgcagtgacttgtccagggtcacacagctattaatgtCTGAAGTCtcctttgaactcagttcttcctgactccaggcccagctctctatacaCCAAGCcacaaatacataataaatgtaaGCTGATTTACTGACAACCCAGACCTTATCACCTTGATAAGAAGCTTGTGATAAGAAACAGCTGGAGGCTGATTTTCTGACCATGGACATAAAGCATTCACAAACCCAATGTCCTCCTTACTTATAATAAGCCCATACTTAGGAGGACCTTATTGATTAAAAGAAGATCAATATATGTATTCACAAAGTTCACCAGGAGTTTAAGTTCTGTTGTAGAGAGAAGacaacatttaaaattataaatatacaaatgaatacaaggtaatttcaatGGGAAGGTGCTAACAATTGGGGCATGGTCAGAAAAGTTTATAGGAGGTGATGTTTACACCAAGCTTTGAAAGTAACTAggaattctgaaaggcaaagtGGAATTGAGAGTGCATTCTAGACACTGGGAACAGAATATCTTTGGTATAGAACAGCAAGAAATACAGTTTGGTCAGAATATATTgtatgaaaggggaaaaatgtataaTCATCATGGAAAGGCTAGAGTAATTTGCATTTATCCTAGAGATAAATGCTGATGTTTTTTGGTCAAGGAAGTAACAGACAAGCTTTAGGAgcttggaaggaaagaagaggagagacttTCAGGGGcgaaagtctttgacttcccatttggtcactttctctagggccagagtgtaattctttattgaggaatacctaagaatcACCACAACACCCCTCATCCTCCCACCCCCTACAGTGGTATTATTGGAGAGCTGACAAAAGTATTGAGGTAAAATGTAAGAGACTTGGTAATTAATTGgttatgtggggtgagggagacagAGCAATTGAAAATgaccctgaggggcagctaggtggcagtggataaaaagcactggccctggattcaggaggacctgaattcaaatccagcctcaaacacttgacacttactagctgtgtgaccctgggcaagtcacttaaccctcattactctgtggaaagaaagaaagaaagaaagaaagaaagaaagaaagaaagaaagaaagaaagaaagaaagaaagaaagaaagaaagaaagaaagaaagaaagaaggaaggaaggaaggaaggaaggaaggaaggaaggaaggaaggaaggaaggaaggaaggaaggaaggaaggaaggaaggaaggaaggaaggaaggaaagaaaatgacccTGAGTTTGTGAACATGGGCAtctggaaggatggtggtcccTTGACAGatatagagaagttaggaagaggagttGCTTTTTTTAGGtgagttctattttgaacatttttagtTTGAGGTGGCTATAGGACATCTggttggaaatgtccaataggcatttgGTGACATAAGACTGGAAATACaggtgtatgtatacataataataataataataatagctaaggttttgtagcactttaaggtttacaaagtgctatatatataatatatatgtatacacctcagatatatatatatatattatatacctcagatataaaattatctcttttgatatGAGAAAAACTGTgactttacagacaaggaaacaggctTGAATGAGTTTTAGTTTTATTTGAGGGATGAGGTTAGAAGAGAGACTGAAAGTAAATGGGAGGTGAAAAAAATGGTGGCAATGAATATGgatagctttttctaggagtttggctgtgaaagggaagaaaaatacagGAAGAAAGCTTCAGGAGATAGGAGGCTCAAGTGAAGGGACCCCCTAACCAAACAATCACTCCACCTCACTTTGAGATTTCAGAATGTAaatgtaatggtgggaaatggggtacgggttgggtaggggttggggttcttaggaattcctctttaaagaattacaccctcttgcacacaaaacgtagttagaataaggtggtagtttatttaggagcaagggaagggaagggggggggagggaaactgtgagaaatgggtaattgtctcctctcaatgtggatataacagtcagtcatacttccctgacctgtttgtaggacaaaggtctcagatcccctcctccccctcaggttagcaaggtcacatggttcaaggagccctggtctcaattaggtcctctccagagttctgtccatataaggaagaggggtgggaatactgcgttctgattaactagtttttgcgcatagattgtaaccccgaccagtgatgaaaaaggggaaggtccattcgagttagggactagggtataaaacagggcctgcgattccccctttctgggcacccagtagctgcacactagggtgcctccttctcatgagaagaaaatagagcctttgtcacctcgctgctgagttcctgagaattgtTGAGAAGAGGatagatttttccctcacagaaaccatgaaagaaatccttagactttcatggggagattggcatgaagcacatggctcagaggtaccaaatctccttgaacaggagactggaaggtactttaattatagaggactgataggggtggaccatctgcccatgaaaagttcctttagtgaggagtggaggaccatcccccactggtggtagctgggggaattgggtgaggagtggctatggatccctcttcagaacacaaaggccgcagccacacccaaacttatctcccctgggtaagggagaccagaatgaagggtagctagctcagtccgatttggttcagtttatctctctaagcgttatctgtcctctggtttagtttctcaaggagaagattccttggtgtgccccagagaacttccggggtgctctgcaccccatgacattccccacttctctatatataaggaaaggggacgaagattcttctgaaactgcttcatgctgactgggggtcgaagaaatcacggcgaaagggagggggaggggagagaagtggagaaggcctggagtgcgcggagctgtgaggggcccagagagtccagaggcaacacctaggcacaatgggtatctgccatgaatccttgagcctagatggaacagacttaaaaaaattaaaactgaccagagcaaaaaaaaaaaacaaacaaaaagggactttatcagatcaggagtcaagtgggacctttttgtaAGActgggtgtggcctgctttaccagaGTTAAGTAATCAAATCAAGTCTAATTCTGTGATAGGTAATTTCTGTCTACATTTAGGGTCctttttatcccatccccattttatgccttcattgcatgctaggacctgaaccagagagtaagacagaggtcgcccccaAACCATTCCTAgacttgcctcctatgtccagcttggccatggaCCTGACAAGGTGCTgaccaggagagcaagctgcagagccctggatttttgctaagccgatctcttgggtgctgccctggggacaaagaggtaggagggcaGGCCTCATCTTCCTgtggcgtcccccacttctgtgtcccggtttactgcagctgccagaatctcggccagccggagttctgctggtagcagatgtggtgatggctgctgctattatagaatcTTGGTCTATGGAGTGGGCATgatccatcttttctctctctggttACTGCAAGGTCCctattattaaaaatcttaaaagcaatgtcaaggagttgtgaggatgggatctggggacctcagtctaacttctggagttctctcctaatgtcaggagcagactggctgataaaatgaatattgaggacagttattcctacatttctttgggggtctaggttggtatatttcttcagagagtctgctaagcggctcatgaagacagcaggcttttcgtcagacccctgtgttatctccctcacctttccataattgacctgtttcttaaccccccttctcattccctcaactaggcaggtgaccatgtgatttctatgagctgttatcatagttccatctcggttctatgaccgggacagctgtaaatccagggaccccaacccaatttccaacctgcgagtgttcatccccaacttgtaccgccaggtcccaaatctgttttttctcgtCAGgagtacaacagctggcaagaataatttgcaaatcggtccaggaaaggtcaaactccagtgtcacagacttaaagccatctatgaactttgtggggttctctgagtagctccccaatttctctttaatctgagataacctgcttatagaaaaaggggcatgccttaatgttgtgcccttcccaatgggaaattcccttaatggaagcagggaagcagtgggagacgctggtaaggacctagagcaccccagaagttctctggggcacaccaaggaatcttcttgcgaaactaaaccagaggacagataacgcctagagagataaactgaaccaaatcagactgagctagctttggattcctacccttcattctggtctcccttaccctggagagataagtttgggtgtggctgcggcctttgtgttctgaagagggatccatagccacccctcatccATTTCCTCTAGTcgctaccagtgggggatggtcctccactcctcacccaattcccccagctaccaccagtgggggatgatcctctctcactaaaggaacttttcacgggcagatggtccacccctatcagtcctctataattaaagtacctaccagtctcctgttcgaggagatttggtacctctgagccatgtgctttatgccaatctccccatgaaagtctaaggatttctttcatggtttccctcctcccccttcccttcccttgctcctaaataaactaccaccttattctaactacctTTTGTatgcaaaagggtgtaattctttaaagaggaattcccaagaaccccgaacccctaccccaacccccattttcccaccatatcataaGGAACAACTATAAGAGACAATGaagtgttaaaatatttttatttgcacAATGTAAAGGTAACCAGGGAACTTTTTGATGATTATAAACTGGGAGTGATTACTCACAGCCTCATAGCTTGTAAAGGAAGCATAAAGAAGTGTTTACATTTTGTTGCCTCTTTGAATTAAGTCCCTCCTTCAATTAGATAGAATTGATGAGtggtctttaaaaacaaaaacaaaaaccagccaGCTCTGCAGACAAAGACACTCTTTAGGGAGCCCGTTGAAGAAGAGTGAGGAAGAAGCAATGGTATTTAGTAGCAGAACAACTCTCCCAGTAAAAGTTGCTGTGTCCAGCAGAGAACAGACCCAACTGATgtgggaggcaaaaaaggggttaacagaaaaccctaaaacccaagctctaattcagatatgagctctaaaagggattcagaccccagctaatggataacttaagacttgggaaATAAGTCAG is drawn from Dromiciops gliroides isolate mDroGli1 chromosome 2, mDroGli1.pri, whole genome shotgun sequence and contains these coding sequences:
- the TIPIN gene encoding TIMELESS-interacting protein isoform X1, which gives rise to MMEPEENNFLDLPDYEAVEDEAFQPFPPPSSPERDDVGENEPITDTRKDQMGDLPVVTKKTVKRNLPKLDAQRLISERGLPALRHVFDKVKFKGKGHEPEDLKTLIRHMEHWAHRLFPKLQFEDFIGRVEHLGNKKEVQTCLKRIRLDLPIIHEDFISNDGDKAEGNGLDASTTDFDSLFANPVDKEIFSSQSNISLTEEQQQRIEKNKQLALERRQAKLLNSSQSQENDFSVIVPRTQASEKDSTNEAQEENLHELNEENLEISDSAASTSNRDDDLQNSGVDEAI